From a single Streptomyces sp. NBC_00377 genomic region:
- a CDS encoding non-ribosomal peptide synthetase → MSGHPAGLPVSAAQTEIWLADRCEPESGRYNVPVALEFLGDLDVPALRLALLDLLARRPALAGRFDTEDGDLLFRPEPSAPLPLSVVRHSGSCHSDAMRQEAVRAAQRPLDPSGAPLLRAEVLSCDDGALVVLTVHHIVADGRTLDVIAADVLAAYRAHARTDEPTTADAPVAPSWLSAGEVTEVAEATEVAEVERAAAAADLAGAGDAERAPAPYWRDLLADEPVALGPLPDLVRAEQQLRGAAGWVEHTLPARRLHAVRDLAVEHSVSPAMVLLAAWSLLLHAWSAEQDGVLGMPFAGRDRPGAEDAVGLFTRVLPVRSRMTADEEFGDHARRLGEQVLDSMEALADGGPPPPAATPAYRAVFLHQPRTGGALQVPGAVVRVVHLDTASAKYDLALAALEHTDRLVLRVDYDSGLYTEASAALMARQLDALLSAAERPGARCGELLAALSEAPPADGPAPAGEDRAARSSVPELVLEEARRAPDAVAVVHGEHTLTYRALTEAAARAAHWLRSGAGVREGDLVALSLRPGTHTITAMLAVAMAGAAYLPLDPDHPGARLRLVLDDARPRLLIAESADTGGTPDGLPVHTVPDIARAAAALPGTPPVVAIGPESVFNVLYTSGSTGRPKGVLLHHGGVLRLMHRPDFLPLGPDDTVSHLSPLNFDGATYEIWGALTHGARLAVLDKELVLDPPALRTAVRDLGVTTLLVTTPLLNRIIEDAPDLLQTLRRVYFGGELVSVPHLRKALRWARPGTLLHSYGPTENSFTSTWCPVEEVAEAARTLSIGAPVPGTRAHVVFEDTLVPAPPYMPGELVLGGDGVALGYLGDPTRTAERFWADPFGDEPGGRLYRTGDRVRWTAEGRLEFIGRADNQIKIRSQRVELGEVESALRAHPDVTAAFVTSRRNDRDEKEIVGYAVFARPGVRAEVMRHLRASLPAFAVPSHLLTLDELPLTPNGKIDRRRLPRPEDTETPATSSPGPDGARDACAPAPGLHEAVRGAWREVLGGRVFGDDDNFFDAGGHSLLLVRLQAALRRTTGTKPSVADLLRHTTVRSQTRLVGGGTGDTPHPAAARFTARPASGPDDDAVAVIGMGARFAGAADLSAFWDNLRAGRDCFSEGPGPLITELPDGQRRVARWGMAAEGARYDADLLGFTEDDLRHGDPQQGVLHEVLWSAVEDASLRLSDIASRTSLYAGCAKVLDTDPEARVDDVVNADPTFVASRFAYLHDLWGEALLLDTACSTGLYAVHLACRSLLTGSSDYALAGAVSLDPASDGSYRYRPGFLYADDGMCRPFDRRASGTVGGFGAGAVLLRRLADAERDGDPVYAVIRGSAVNNDGKARIGYSAPGVEGQSRVVREALAAAGVSGTDVGFVEAHGTGTRLGDAIEMTALADALGPSGPPVPVGSVKASIGHCNTAAGIAGLIKAVLAVHHGHLPATPNVAEPIDELGADSRLSLLSEGRAWTERSDRPRTAGVSSFGVGGTNAHVVVQQHRAASAAVLVPQPERV, encoded by the coding sequence ATGAGCGGCCACCCGGCGGGGCTGCCCGTCTCGGCCGCACAGACGGAGATCTGGCTCGCGGACCGCTGCGAGCCGGAGTCGGGCCGTTACAACGTGCCGGTGGCCCTGGAGTTCCTCGGCGACCTCGACGTACCGGCCCTGCGGCTGGCCCTCCTCGACCTGCTCGCCCGCCGGCCCGCACTGGCCGGCCGCTTCGACACGGAGGACGGGGACCTCCTGTTCCGTCCGGAGCCGTCGGCGCCGCTTCCCCTGAGCGTCGTACGGCACTCCGGCTCATGCCACTCCGACGCCATGCGCCAGGAGGCCGTCAGGGCGGCGCAGCGGCCCTTGGACCCGAGCGGCGCGCCCCTGCTGCGCGCGGAGGTGCTGAGCTGTGACGACGGCGCGCTGGTTGTCCTGACGGTGCATCACATCGTCGCGGACGGGCGCACCTTGGACGTCATCGCGGCCGACGTGCTCGCCGCGTACCGAGCCCACGCCCGCACCGACGAGCCCACCACCGCCGACGCACCGGTCGCACCGTCGTGGCTCTCCGCCGGGGAGGTCACCGAAGTCGCCGAAGCCACCGAAGTCGCCGAAGTCGAGCGGGCCGCGGCGGCCGCGGACCTCGCGGGAGCCGGAGACGCCGAGCGCGCACCCGCCCCGTACTGGCGGGACCTGCTCGCCGACGAGCCCGTCGCCCTCGGCCCGCTGCCCGACCTGGTCCGCGCCGAGCAGCAGCTTCGGGGTGCGGCCGGCTGGGTCGAGCACACTCTGCCCGCGCGACGGCTCCACGCCGTACGGGACCTCGCCGTCGAGCACTCGGTGTCACCCGCCATGGTCCTGCTCGCCGCGTGGAGCCTGCTGCTGCACGCCTGGTCCGCGGAGCAGGACGGCGTCCTGGGCATGCCGTTCGCCGGCCGTGACCGGCCCGGCGCCGAGGACGCGGTGGGCCTGTTCACCCGAGTGCTGCCGGTCCGCAGTCGCATGACGGCCGACGAGGAGTTCGGCGACCACGCCCGGCGCCTGGGCGAACAGGTGCTGGACTCCATGGAGGCACTCGCCGACGGCGGTCCGCCGCCCCCGGCGGCCACGCCCGCCTACCGGGCGGTGTTCCTGCACCAGCCCCGTACCGGCGGCGCCCTTCAGGTGCCCGGAGCAGTAGTGCGCGTGGTGCACCTCGACACCGCCTCGGCCAAGTACGACCTCGCCCTGGCCGCCCTGGAGCACACCGACCGGCTGGTGCTGCGCGTCGACTACGACAGCGGCCTGTACACCGAGGCCTCGGCCGCGTTGATGGCCCGCCAGCTCGACGCGCTGCTGTCGGCCGCCGAACGCCCGGGTGCCCGCTGCGGGGAACTGCTCGCCGCGCTGTCCGAAGCGCCTCCGGCCGACGGACCCGCTCCGGCCGGGGAGGACCGTGCCGCACGCTCGAGCGTGCCCGAACTGGTCCTGGAGGAGGCCCGGCGTGCCCCCGACGCCGTCGCCGTCGTGCACGGCGAACACACCCTCACCTACCGCGCCCTGACCGAGGCGGCGGCCCGTGCCGCGCACTGGCTCAGGTCCGGGGCCGGCGTTCGCGAAGGCGACCTGGTCGCGCTGTCGCTGCGGCCCGGCACACACACGATCACCGCCATGCTGGCCGTCGCCATGGCGGGGGCCGCCTATCTGCCGCTCGACCCGGACCATCCCGGCGCCCGGCTGCGGCTCGTCCTGGACGATGCCCGCCCCCGGCTGCTCATCGCCGAGTCGGCCGACACCGGCGGGACCCCGGACGGCCTGCCCGTCCACACTGTGCCGGACATCGCCCGCGCGGCCGCCGCCCTGCCCGGCACACCGCCCGTCGTCGCCATCGGCCCGGAGAGCGTGTTCAACGTCCTTTACACCTCCGGCTCCACCGGCCGTCCCAAGGGCGTCCTGCTGCATCACGGCGGTGTGCTGCGCCTCATGCACCGGCCGGACTTCCTGCCCCTAGGACCCGACGACACCGTCTCGCACCTCTCCCCGCTCAACTTCGACGGGGCGACCTACGAGATCTGGGGCGCCCTCACGCACGGCGCCCGGCTGGCCGTCCTCGACAAGGAACTCGTCCTCGACCCGCCCGCCCTGCGCACGGCCGTCCGCGACCTGGGCGTGACCACCCTCCTGGTCACCACCCCGCTGCTCAACCGCATCATCGAGGACGCCCCCGACCTCCTCCAGACACTGCGGCGGGTGTACTTCGGCGGCGAGCTGGTCTCCGTCCCGCATCTGCGCAAGGCGCTGCGCTGGGCCCGCCCGGGAACCCTGCTCCACAGCTACGGCCCCACGGAGAACTCCTTCACCTCCACCTGGTGCCCCGTCGAGGAGGTCGCGGAGGCGGCCCGCACCCTGTCCATCGGCGCACCGGTCCCCGGCACCCGAGCCCACGTCGTCTTCGAGGACACGCTCGTCCCCGCGCCGCCGTACATGCCCGGTGAACTCGTCCTCGGCGGCGACGGCGTGGCCCTCGGCTACCTCGGCGACCCCACTCGCACCGCCGAGCGGTTCTGGGCCGACCCGTTCGGCGACGAGCCGGGCGGCAGGCTCTACCGCACCGGTGACCGGGTGCGGTGGACCGCCGAAGGCCGTCTGGAGTTCATCGGACGGGCCGACAACCAGATCAAGATCAGGAGTCAGCGGGTCGAGCTCGGCGAGGTCGAGTCGGCCCTGCGCGCCCACCCGGACGTCACCGCGGCCTTCGTCACCAGCCGCCGCAACGACCGGGACGAGAAGGAGATCGTCGGCTACGCGGTGTTCGCCCGGCCCGGCGTGCGGGCCGAGGTCATGCGGCATCTGCGCGCGAGCCTGCCCGCTTTCGCCGTCCCCTCCCATCTGCTCACCCTGGACGAGCTGCCGCTCACCCCCAACGGCAAGATCGACCGGAGGCGGCTGCCCCGGCCCGAGGACACCGAGACGCCGGCCACCTCCTCACCGGGACCGGACGGCGCCCGTGACGCCTGCGCCCCCGCCCCGGGCCTGCACGAGGCGGTCCGCGGCGCATGGCGAGAGGTGCTGGGCGGGCGGGTCTTCGGCGACGACGACAACTTCTTCGACGCCGGCGGGCATTCGCTGCTGTTGGTCCGGCTCCAGGCGGCACTGCGCCGCACCACCGGGACCAAGCCGTCCGTCGCCGATCTGCTGCGCCACACCACCGTCAGGTCGCAGACCCGGCTGGTCGGCGGCGGCACGGGTGACACCCCGCACCCGGCCGCCGCGCGCTTCACGGCACGACCCGCGTCCGGACCCGACGACGACGCCGTCGCCGTCATCGGCATGGGGGCGCGGTTCGCCGGCGCCGCCGACCTGTCCGCCTTCTGGGACAACCTGCGCGCCGGACGCGACTGCTTCTCCGAGGGACCTGGACCGCTCATCACCGAACTGCCCGACGGACAGCGGCGGGTGGCGCGCTGGGGCATGGCCGCCGAGGGCGCACGCTACGACGCCGACCTCCTCGGCTTCACCGAGGACGACCTGCGCCACGGTGACCCCCAGCAGGGCGTCCTGCACGAGGTGCTGTGGTCGGCCGTCGAGGACGCCTCCCTGCGGCTGTCCGACATCGCCTCGCGCACCAGCCTCTACGCGGGCTGCGCCAAGGTCCTCGACACCGACCCCGAGGCCCGGGTGGACGACGTCGTCAACGCCGACCCCACCTTCGTCGCCTCCCGCTTCGCCTACCTGCACGACCTGTGGGGCGAGGCGCTGCTGCTGGACACCGCCTGCTCCACCGGCCTGTACGCGGTCCACCTCGCCTGCCGCAGCCTGCTCACCGGCAGCAGCGACTACGCCCTCGCCGGCGCGGTCTCCCTCGACCCGGCCTCCGACGGCAGCTACCGCTACCGTCCGGGCTTCCTCTACGCCGACGACGGCATGTGCCGGCCCTTCGACCGGCGCGCCTCCGGAACGGTGGGCGGTTTCGGCGCGGGAGCGGTACTGCTCCGCCGCCTCGCCGACGCCGAACGCGACGGGGACCCGGTCTACGCGGTGATCCGGGGAAGCGCGGTCAACAACGACGGCAAGGCGCGCATCGGCTACTCCGCACCCGGCGTCGAGGGCCAGTCGCGGGTCGTCCGCGAGGCCCTGGCCGCCGCCGGCGTCAGCGGCACGGACGTCGGCTTCGTCGAGGCCCACGGCACCGGCACCCGGCTCGGCGACGCCATCGAGATGACGGCCCTGGCCGACGCGCTCGGGCCAAGCGGCCCGCCGGTCCCCGTCGGATCGGTCAAGGCGTCCATCGGGCACTGCAACACCGCCGCCGGCATCGCCGGACTGATCAAGGCGGTCCTCGCCGTCCACCACGGCCACCTGCCCGCCACCCCCAATGTCGCCGAACCCATCGACGAACTCGGCGCGGACAGCCGCCTGTCCCTCCTGAGCGAGGGCCGCGCCTGGACCGAGCGGAGCGACCGGCCGCGCACCGCCGGGGTCAGTTCCTTCGGCGTGGGCGGCACCAACGCCCACGTCGTGGTGCAGCAGCACCGGGCCGCCTCCGCGGCCGTCCTCGTCCCGCAGCCGGAAAGGGTGTGA
- a CDS encoding SAM-dependent methyltransferase, translating into MTLLHTPPHALPADWYGAAPAPIGVDEAFNGYVAATVVHTLDRLGVWDRLAAEPRLDIPAFVRSAGPAVRERVVREVLRAAAVCGWLRLEDDGDTAALTDAGRETLRMRGYFTWAVGGYSDLFSGAARLATGEATFGDTLLRDEAMVALGSGQNDRSFMSTTLDDVLAGVDFRTLADLGSGISARVSRVVGARPGTRGLGLDISGPATELGRRTIAEAGLEDRVRAIRADVLDVCHREAHHDAIAEVDTVMSFFLLHDLLADPDTRPHLFTRLREAFPAARTFVLADTMLRPEAEGSARLPVFSLGYELAHALMGVPLHTKETYEELFAAAGLHPVRTVPFGTPHSWLYVLEAR; encoded by the coding sequence ATGACACTCCTGCACACCCCGCCCCACGCGCTGCCCGCCGACTGGTACGGCGCCGCCCCCGCCCCGATCGGCGTCGACGAGGCGTTCAACGGCTACGTCGCCGCGACCGTCGTGCACACCCTCGACCGGCTCGGCGTCTGGGACCGCCTGGCCGCCGAACCCCGCCTGGACATCCCCGCCTTCGTGCGCTCCGCCGGGCCGGCCGTCCGCGAACGCGTCGTCCGCGAGGTACTGCGCGCCGCGGCCGTCTGCGGCTGGCTGCGGCTGGAGGACGACGGCGACACCGCGGCCCTCACCGACGCCGGACGCGAGACGCTCCGCATGCGCGGCTACTTCACCTGGGCCGTCGGCGGCTACAGCGACCTCTTCTCCGGCGCCGCCCGACTGGCCACCGGCGAGGCCACCTTCGGCGACACCCTGCTGCGCGACGAGGCGATGGTCGCCCTCGGCTCCGGCCAGAACGACCGCTCCTTCATGTCCACGACCCTCGACGACGTCCTCGCCGGCGTCGACTTCCGTACCCTCGCCGACCTCGGCAGCGGCATCTCCGCCCGGGTCAGCCGGGTCGTCGGCGCCAGGCCCGGCACCCGCGGCCTCGGCCTGGACATCAGCGGCCCCGCCACCGAACTCGGCCGGCGCACCATCGCCGAGGCGGGCCTGGAGGACCGGGTCCGGGCGATCCGCGCCGACGTGCTCGACGTCTGTCACCGCGAGGCCCACCACGACGCCATCGCCGAGGTGGACACGGTGATGAGCTTCTTCCTGCTGCACGACCTGCTCGCCGACCCCGACACCCGCCCGCACCTGTTCACCCGGCTGCGCGAGGCGTTCCCCGCCGCCCGGACCTTCGTCCTCGCCGACACGATGCTCCGCCCCGAGGCCGAGGGCTCCGCCCGCCTGCCGGTGTTCTCCCTCGGCTACGAACTCGCCCACGCCCTCATGGGCGTACCTCTGCACACCAAGGAGACGTACGAGGAACTCTTCGCGGCCGCGGGCCTGCACCCGGTGCGCACGGTCCCCTTCGGCACCCCGCACTCGTGGCTGTACGTCCTGGAAGCCCGGTGA
- a CDS encoding phosphopantetheine-binding protein, translating into MTATESGTRDTGELTELVRSAWADALGHDEFTDEDHFFQVGGHSLGALHVVRDLGAALGRKIPVRVLFRNATVRGLTRALAADAPEERA; encoded by the coding sequence GTGACGGCGACCGAATCCGGGACACGCGACACCGGCGAGCTCACCGAACTGGTGCGCAGCGCCTGGGCCGACGCACTCGGACACGACGAATTCACCGACGAGGACCACTTCTTCCAGGTCGGCGGCCACTCCCTGGGCGCCCTTCACGTGGTCCGGGACCTCGGCGCGGCGCTGGGCCGGAAGATTCCGGTGCGGGTCCTCTTCCGCAACGCCACGGTGCGTGGACTGACGCGGGCGCTCGCTGCCGACGCGCCCGAGGAGCGCGCATGA
- a CDS encoding CurL C-terminal domain-containing protein translates to MTPTDLPRVLAVSARDPQSLAETRRRLAAWLESTPDADLDDVALTLWRGRERFSCRHAVTGGSTAEVAALLADTEPLAAPSAVREPGDGPVLLLDGAPVTSAPVDLPEVADALRAAREHTGAEAARTVAVLYGLAAWLRARGVTPCAVRGTGPGALAAAAVRGDLALPDALSAAAAGIPGTDEDLPEEHPGAPVVVIGTPRPDAVDALVLDPSDGTTHARLLAGLWRQGYDVDTTLGRPGRRVRLPGHPFRRREPGGPAPADAVATRPLTPYEQRWLFYDLVRHGSSGDHNAAVATVVEGPPPEPEALGAAFAELQRRHPALRTVFSEQGGRWKARTLPAPDARPVHLDPDPDGGPGHLREAVLDAARQPLLLRDTPLVRCCSRGGAAHWALALAVYEPLTATLDPRHLLDELVGLVSADAPHAQPQPA, encoded by the coding sequence ATGACCCCGACGGACCTCCCGCGCGTGCTGGCCGTCTCCGCCCGCGACCCGCAGTCTCTGGCCGAGACGCGCCGACGCCTCGCCGCGTGGCTGGAGAGCACGCCGGACGCCGACCTCGACGACGTGGCCCTGACCCTGTGGCGCGGTCGTGAACGGTTCTCCTGCCGGCACGCCGTCACCGGCGGCTCCACCGCGGAAGTCGCCGCTCTGCTCGCGGACACCGAACCCCTCGCGGCCCCCTCGGCCGTGCGGGAGCCGGGCGACGGACCTGTCCTGCTGCTCGACGGCGCGCCCGTCACCTCGGCGCCCGTGGACCTTCCGGAGGTGGCCGACGCCCTGCGGGCCGCCCGGGAACACACCGGAGCCGAGGCGGCCCGTACCGTCGCCGTCCTCTACGGCCTGGCGGCCTGGCTGAGGGCCCGTGGCGTGACCCCGTGCGCCGTGCGGGGCACCGGACCCGGCGCTCTCGCCGCCGCGGCGGTACGCGGCGACCTCGCCCTGCCGGACGCCCTGTCGGCCGCCGCGGCGGGCATCCCGGGAACCGACGAAGATCTCCCCGAGGAGCACCCCGGAGCGCCCGTCGTCGTGATCGGCACCCCCCGGCCGGACGCCGTCGACGCCCTCGTCCTCGACCCGTCCGACGGCACCACCCACGCGCGGCTGCTCGCCGGACTGTGGCGGCAGGGCTACGACGTCGACACCACACTCGGCCGCCCCGGCCGCCGGGTCCGTCTGCCGGGACACCCGTTCCGGCGCCGCGAACCGGGCGGCCCCGCGCCGGCCGACGCGGTCGCCACGCGCCCTCTCACGCCGTACGAGCAGCGCTGGCTGTTCTACGACCTGGTCCGGCACGGCTCCTCCGGGGACCACAACGCGGCCGTCGCCACCGTCGTGGAGGGACCGCCCCCCGAGCCCGAAGCCCTGGGCGCCGCCTTCGCCGAACTCCAGCGCAGGCACCCGGCCCTGCGAACCGTCTTCAGTGAACAGGGCGGACGCTGGAAGGCCCGCACCCTGCCCGCCCCGGACGCCCGGCCGGTCCACCTCGACCCCGACCCCGACGGCGGCCCCGGACACCTGCGGGAGGCGGTGCTGGACGCGGCCCGACAGCCGCTCCTCCTGCGCGACACACCGCTGGTGCGCTGCTGCTCGCGCGGCGGAGCCGCCCACTGGGCCCTGGCCCTGGCCGTCTACGAACCGCTCACCGCCACCCTCGACCCCCGGCACCTGCTCGACGAACTCGTCGGCCTCGTGAGCGCCGACGCCCCGCATGCGCAACCCCAACCCGCCTGA